A genomic window from Lotus japonicus ecotype B-129 chromosome 1, LjGifu_v1.2 includes:
- the LOC130748569 gene encoding uncharacterized mitochondrial protein AtMg00860-like, giving the protein MSKCEFGVTSVNYPGHIVSAKVVEPDPEKVTSTMEWPTPRNLTALHGFLGLTGFYRRFVRQYAQHASPLTDLLKQGAFTWNEKTVTTLQKLKELVTSTPVLAFPDFKLPFDLETDASGTSIGGVLSQNSHP; this is encoded by the coding sequence ATGAGTAAATGTGAATTTGGGGTCACATCAGTCAACTACCCGGGACATATAGTTTCTGCAAAGGTCGTAGAACCAGACCCTGAGAAGGTGACATCAACTATGGAATGGCCAACCCCACGAAATTTGACAGCCCTTCATGGTTTCTTGGGGTTAACTGGGTTTTATCGACGCTTTGTCCGCCAATACGCCCAACACGCCTCTCCATTGACTGATCTGCTCAAGCAAGGAGCTTTCACTTGGAATGAGAAGACAGTCACGActttgcagaaattaaaagaatTGGTCACCTCTACGCCAGTGTTAGCCTTTCCAGATTTCAAACTTCCCTTTGATTTGGAAACTGATGCATCTGGAACTTCTATTGGAGGTGTACTCTCTCAAAATTCACACCCTTAG